A DNA window from Rhizobium jaguaris contains the following coding sequences:
- the purD gene encoding phosphoribosylamine--glycine ligase: MKVLLIGSGGREHALAWKLAQSPLMTEFYAAPGNPGIAEHAKLAAIDIEDHNAIAAFCKEKSIDFVVVGPEAPLVAGLADRLRADNIAVFGPSAAAAQLEGSKGFTKDICARYDIPTGAYQRFNNAPKAKAYIRAQGAPIVVKADGLAAGKGVTVAMTVDEALAAIDDCFEGAFGAAGAEVVIEAYLDGEEASFFCLCDGKHALALATAQDHKRVGDGDTGPNTGGMGAYSPAPVMTADMVERTMKEVIEPTIRGMAESGYPFSGVFFAGLMITAKGPELIEYNVRFGDPECQVLMMRLKSDLLPLLLACANGTLDQVSAEWSDDVALTVVMASKGYPGSYAKNTPIAALPADSDGAKVFHAGTALKDGALVATGGRVLNITATGKTVSEAQKRAYALAGEVQWENGFNRSDIGWRAIEREKI, encoded by the coding sequence ATGAAAGTTCTGTTGATCGGATCGGGCGGACGCGAGCATGCGCTGGCCTGGAAGCTGGCGCAATCGCCGCTGATGACGGAATTCTACGCTGCGCCCGGCAATCCCGGCATTGCCGAACATGCGAAGCTTGCCGCCATCGACATCGAAGACCATAACGCGATCGCCGCCTTCTGCAAGGAGAAGTCCATCGATTTCGTCGTTGTCGGTCCGGAAGCGCCGCTGGTCGCCGGCCTTGCCGACCGGTTGCGAGCCGACAACATCGCCGTCTTCGGGCCGTCTGCCGCCGCCGCGCAGTTGGAGGGGTCCAAGGGATTCACCAAGGATATCTGCGCCCGTTACGATATCCCAACCGGTGCCTATCAGCGTTTTAACAATGCGCCGAAAGCGAAAGCCTATATCCGCGCGCAGGGTGCGCCCATCGTGGTCAAGGCCGATGGGCTCGCCGCCGGCAAGGGCGTCACCGTGGCGATGACGGTCGACGAAGCGCTGGCTGCGATCGATGACTGTTTCGAAGGCGCATTCGGAGCGGCCGGCGCCGAAGTCGTGATCGAAGCCTATCTCGACGGCGAGGAGGCAAGTTTCTTCTGCCTTTGCGACGGCAAGCACGCTTTGGCACTCGCCACCGCGCAGGACCACAAGCGCGTCGGCGACGGCGATACCGGCCCGAATACCGGCGGCATGGGCGCCTACTCGCCCGCTCCGGTCATGACGGCTGACATGGTCGAGCGCACAATGAAGGAAGTCATCGAGCCGACGATCCGCGGCATGGCGGAAAGCGGCTATCCTTTCTCCGGTGTCTTCTTTGCCGGGCTGATGATCACTGCCAAGGGGCCGGAGCTGATCGAATACAACGTCCGCTTCGGTGATCCGGAATGCCAGGTGCTGATGATGCGGTTGAAGAGCGACCTGCTGCCGCTGCTTCTCGCTTGCGCCAACGGCACGCTGGATCAGGTCAGCGCCGAATGGAGCGATGATGTGGCGCTGACCGTGGTCATGGCCTCGAAGGGCTATCCCGGCTCCTATGCCAAGAATACGCCGATAGCAGCTCTGCCCGCCGATAGCGATGGCGCCAAGGTGTTCCATGCCGGCACAGCGCTGAAGGACGGCGCATTGGTGGCAACCGGTGGCCGGGTGCTGAATATCACTGCGACCGGCAAGACCGTAAGCGAGGCACAAAAACGCGCCTATGCCCTTGCCGGCGAGGTGCAATGGGAGAACGGTTTCAATCGCAGCGACATTGGCTGGCGCGCAATCGAACGCGAAAAGATTTGA
- a CDS encoding DUF523 domain-containing protein, which yields MTGKILVSACLMGHAVRYDGRSKPLVHPAIDRWREEGRLVTICPEMSAGMVVPRPPAEIAGGATGEDVIAGTAGVTEITGGDVTAEFRQAAENALALAQETGCRYALLIDGSPSCGSGFIYDGTFSGGRHPGNGVTAALLKQAGIEVYSDREIDLLAERIAADC from the coding sequence ATGACCGGAAAGATCCTCGTCAGCGCCTGTCTCATGGGCCATGCCGTTCGTTACGACGGCCGTTCCAAACCGCTCGTCCATCCAGCCATCGACCGCTGGCGGGAGGAGGGGCGGCTAGTGACGATCTGTCCGGAAATGTCCGCGGGAATGGTCGTGCCGCGACCGCCGGCCGAAATTGCAGGTGGCGCCACTGGCGAGGATGTGATTGCCGGCACGGCGGGCGTGACGGAGATCACGGGCGGCGATGTCACTGCAGAATTTCGTCAGGCGGCTGAAAATGCCTTGGCGCTCGCACAGGAAACCGGCTGCCGCTATGCTCTCCTGATCGACGGAAGCCCGTCCTGCGGTTCCGGCTTCATCTATGACGGCACCTTCTCCGGCGGCCGGCATCCCGGTAATGGCGTTACAGCTGCGTTGCTGAAGCAAGCCGGTATCGAAGTCTATTCCGATCGCGAAATCGATCTGTTGGCCGAGCGGATAGCCGCCGACTGTTGA
- a CDS encoding LemA family protein encodes MYIVLAIIVLIALYAVFIYNGLVRARQVAEEAWSGIDVQLKRRADLIPNLIETVKGYAAHERQTLEEVVALRNKAQAMPSGDVAARGQVEGLLSQALGRVIALAEAYPDLKANTNFIELQRSLEGIEEEIQMSRRYYNGAARELNVKVESFPNNLLAGQFGFSKREFFEITNEADRAVPTVKF; translated from the coding sequence ATGTATATTGTTCTGGCGATCATCGTTCTGATCGCGCTTTATGCCGTTTTCATCTACAACGGTCTCGTTCGCGCCAGACAGGTGGCGGAGGAGGCGTGGTCCGGCATTGATGTGCAGTTGAAGCGCCGCGCCGATCTGATCCCCAATCTGATCGAAACCGTAAAGGGCTATGCCGCCCATGAACGCCAGACTTTGGAAGAGGTCGTGGCACTGCGCAACAAGGCGCAGGCCATGCCATCGGGCGATGTCGCCGCACGCGGGCAGGTGGAAGGCCTGCTTTCTCAGGCCCTCGGTCGTGTGATCGCGCTCGCCGAAGCCTATCCCGACCTGAAGGCCAATACGAATTTCATCGAACTGCAACGCTCGCTCGAAGGTATCGAGGAGGAAATCCAGATGTCTCGGCGCTACTACAACGGCGCGGCGCGCGAGCTGAACGTCAAGGTCGAGAGCTTTCCCAACAATCTTCTCGCCGGTCAGTTCGGCTTTTCCAAACGCGAATTTTTCGAAATCACCAACGAGGCCGACCGCGCCGTTCCCACGGTCAAGTTCTAA
- a CDS encoding DUF2207 domain-containing protein: MTRWLSGFVLALLLLFFATAAPAAEVINAFDQTITLNRDGSIQVTETIAVNAEGRAIRRGIFRDFPLTFIDSAGREAHVDFDVVSVERDGQPEDWSKERIEGGERIYIGNADRIISRGSHTFRITYNTNRQIRYFDDHDELYWNVTGNGWLFPILRASVTVALPDGVKPLQLAYYTGPIGATGQDASASAQANKVTFVTTRPLAQAEGLTIAIKLPKGAIVAPSSSQQWRWFITDHLDAIIAIGGLVLVFAYYLRSWIAVGRDPRPGVMVPRWDPPDGISPALVNYIDNRGFSGAGWSALSASAIDLAVRGYVVLDDLKSRVVIRAAGKAASDLSGGDKVLMQAVGPFSPLVIDKENGEAVQRLGSKFRSAIERDHRGEYYKANRLYIGIGAALSVLILAAIVIFGRLHENALPLIVVPGFLSIVVTVFAGAIGRTFLRHDAGLGRRIFSVLIFAFIGFVMVSAIASVFAAVVVPLMKAGELPLVAGIVGIFALNVVFFFLMGAPTPLGRKMMDGIAGLRQYLTLAERDRMNMQGAPQMSPQHFEKLLPYAVALGVEKPWSRAFEAWLATAAGAAVAASYAPVWYSGDFHPGNIGGTIGDFSSSMASTIASTIPAPVSSSSSAFSGGGGGGGGFSGGGGGGGGGGGW; this comes from the coding sequence ATGACGCGTTGGCTTTCCGGATTTGTCCTGGCCTTGCTCCTGCTGTTTTTCGCAACGGCAGCGCCGGCGGCCGAAGTCATCAACGCCTTCGATCAGACGATCACGTTGAACCGCGACGGTTCGATACAGGTCACCGAAACGATCGCCGTGAATGCAGAAGGCCGGGCCATCCGTCGCGGTATCTTCCGGGATTTTCCGCTGACTTTCATCGATTCTGCCGGCCGTGAAGCGCACGTGGATTTTGACGTTGTCTCCGTCGAACGCGACGGGCAGCCGGAAGATTGGAGCAAGGAACGCATCGAGGGCGGGGAACGCATCTATATCGGAAATGCCGATCGGATCATAAGCCGCGGCTCGCACACGTTCCGCATCACATACAACACCAACAGGCAGATCCGCTATTTCGACGATCACGACGAACTCTATTGGAACGTCACCGGCAATGGCTGGCTATTCCCGATCTTGCGCGCCTCAGTCACGGTCGCCCTGCCGGATGGCGTGAAGCCGCTGCAGCTTGCCTATTATACCGGGCCGATCGGCGCGACGGGCCAGGACGCCAGCGCCAGCGCGCAGGCGAACAAGGTCACGTTCGTCACGACACGGCCTCTGGCCCAGGCCGAGGGCCTGACGATCGCCATCAAGCTGCCGAAAGGCGCGATCGTAGCGCCGAGCAGCAGCCAGCAATGGCGCTGGTTCATCACTGATCATCTCGACGCGATCATCGCCATCGGCGGCTTGGTTTTGGTGTTCGCCTACTATCTCCGCAGCTGGATTGCCGTCGGGCGCGATCCGCGGCCGGGCGTGATGGTTCCGCGCTGGGATCCGCCTGACGGTATTTCCCCGGCGCTGGTCAACTATATCGACAATAGGGGGTTTTCCGGTGCGGGATGGAGCGCGCTGTCGGCATCGGCGATCGATCTTGCAGTGCGCGGTTACGTTGTCCTCGACGATTTGAAGAGCAGGGTGGTCATCCGGGCGGCTGGCAAGGCAGCCAGCGATCTCAGCGGCGGCGACAAGGTGCTCATGCAGGCCGTTGGGCCTTTCTCACCGCTTGTCATCGACAAGGAAAACGGTGAGGCGGTGCAGCGGCTCGGCTCGAAATTCCGCAGCGCGATCGAGCGTGACCATCGCGGCGAATACTACAAGGCCAATCGCCTTTACATCGGCATCGGTGCCGCACTGTCGGTGCTCATCCTGGCCGCTATCGTCATCTTCGGCCGCCTGCATGAGAATGCCCTGCCGCTCATCGTGGTGCCGGGCTTCCTTTCGATTGTCGTCACCGTCTTTGCCGGTGCGATAGGCCGGACATTCCTTCGCCATGATGCCGGTCTCGGACGGCGCATCTTTTCCGTGCTGATCTTCGCGTTCATCGGCTTCGTCATGGTGTCGGCCATCGCCAGCGTTTTCGCGGCGGTCGTGGTGCCGCTGATGAAAGCGGGCGAACTGCCGCTGGTGGCCGGCATAGTCGGCATCTTCGCCCTTAACGTTGTCTTCTTCTTCCTGATGGGCGCTCCGACGCCTCTCGGCCGAAAGATGATGGATGGCATCGCTGGCCTGAGGCAATATCTGACGCTTGCCGAACGCGACCGGATGAATATGCAGGGCGCGCCGCAGATGTCGCCGCAGCACTTCGAAAAACTGCTGCCCTATGCGGTCGCACTCGGCGTCGAAAAGCCCTGGTCGCGCGCTTTCGAAGCCTGGCTGGCCACAGCCGCAGGCGCAGCTGTGGCCGCGAGCTATGCGCCGGTCTGGTATTCCGGCGATTTCCACCCGGGCAATATCGGCGGCACGATCGGCGATTTCTCCTCGTCCATGGCATCCACCATCGCCTCCACCATTCCGGCACCGGTATCGAGTTCTTCCTCTGCATTTTCGGGCGGCGGTGGCGGCGGTGGAGGCTTCTCCGGCGGTGGAGGAGGAGGGGGTGGCGGAGGCGGATGGTGA
- the glyS gene encoding glycine--tRNA ligase subunit beta: MPDLLLELRSEEIPARMQRKAAGDLKKLVTDALVEAGLSYEGAREYWTPRRLTLDIRGLTARSADVREERKGPRTDANEKAIEGFLRGAGLSSIAEAQVQSDPKKGDFYIAVISKPGRAAEDIIAEVMPGIIKDFPWSKSMRWGKASAKPGSLRWVRPLQSIVCLFGTEHEETAVIPFEIDGIVASNVTYGHRFHAPQAIIVRRFDDYAASLEKAKVILDAERRKDIILHDARDIAFATGLELVEDEGLLEEVSGLVEWPQVLMGSFEEDYLSIPSEIIRLTIKTNQKCFVTRPQVGETLSNRFILVANIQATDGGKEIIHGNGKVVRARLSDALHFWKRDQGDLPDLETLEASAAKFGLDLTKPLDQRMAKLDTLNVTFHAKLGSQGQRVSRIRLLAAQLAKITGADPAKVDRAAVLAKADLRTEAVGEFPELQGVMGRKYAVLQGEDASVAAAIEDHYKPQGPSDRVPDDEVAITVALADKLDTLIGFWAIDEKPTGSKDPYALRRAALGVVRILLERKVRLPLLATTKDVDLLAFFHDRLKVYLRDQGARYDLIDSVLTPEADDLLMVARRVEALTAFITSEDGKNLLAGTKRATQLLAAEEKKGTVIADGVSEALLKLDAEKDLFAAIKAASAEASDAIAKEDFRSAMSALSKLRAPVDRFFEDVLVNDEDAAIRANRLALLRLIREATGTVADFSKIAG, encoded by the coding sequence ATGCCCGATCTCCTTCTCGAACTCCGCTCCGAGGAAATTCCCGCCCGTATGCAGCGCAAGGCTGCCGGCGACCTGAAGAAGCTCGTCACCGACGCGCTGGTCGAAGCGGGTCTTTCCTATGAGGGTGCACGCGAATATTGGACACCGCGGCGTCTGACGCTGGATATTCGCGGCCTGACGGCGCGTTCCGCCGACGTGCGCGAGGAGCGCAAGGGACCGCGCACCGACGCCAATGAAAAGGCGATCGAAGGTTTCCTGCGCGGCGCCGGCCTGTCTTCCATTGCGGAAGCGCAGGTGCAGAGTGATCCGAAGAAGGGCGATTTCTACATTGCGGTCATTTCCAAGCCCGGCCGCGCCGCCGAGGACATCATCGCCGAAGTCATGCCTGGGATCATCAAGGATTTCCCTTGGTCCAAGTCGATGCGCTGGGGCAAGGCGTCGGCCAAGCCCGGCTCGCTGCGCTGGGTGCGCCCGCTGCAGTCGATCGTCTGTCTCTTCGGCACCGAGCATGAAGAGACTGCCGTCATCCCCTTCGAGATCGACGGCATCGTCGCTTCGAACGTGACTTATGGCCACCGTTTTCATGCGCCGCAGGCGATCATCGTCAGGCGCTTCGATGACTATGCGGCGAGCCTCGAGAAGGCCAAGGTCATTCTCGATGCCGAGCGCCGCAAGGACATCATCCTGCACGATGCGCGCGACATCGCCTTTGCCACTGGCCTGGAACTGGTCGAGGATGAGGGTCTGCTGGAAGAGGTTTCAGGCCTGGTAGAGTGGCCGCAGGTGTTGATGGGCTCCTTCGAAGAGGATTACCTGTCGATTCCGTCGGAGATCATCCGACTGACGATCAAGACCAATCAGAAGTGCTTTGTCACCCGTCCGCAGGTCGGCGAGACGCTCTCCAACCGCTTCATCCTTGTCGCCAATATCCAGGCGACGGATGGCGGTAAGGAGATAATCCACGGCAACGGCAAGGTCGTGCGCGCCCGTCTTTCCGACGCGCTGCATTTTTGGAAGCGCGACCAGGGCGACCTGCCGGACCTCGAAACGCTGGAAGCGTCTGCCGCAAAATTCGGCCTCGACCTGACGAAGCCGCTCGATCAGCGTATGGCAAAGCTCGACACGCTGAATGTCACCTTCCACGCCAAGCTCGGCAGCCAGGGCCAACGCGTCTCCCGCATCCGTTTGCTGGCGGCTCAACTTGCGAAGATTACCGGCGCCGATCCGGCCAAGGTCGATCGCGCCGCCGTGCTCGCCAAGGCCGATCTGCGCACCGAAGCCGTGGGCGAATTCCCGGAACTGCAGGGCGTCATGGGTCGCAAATATGCCGTGCTGCAAGGTGAAGACGCTTCGGTGGCCGCCGCGATCGAAGATCACTACAAGCCGCAGGGACCCTCCGACCGCGTGCCGGACGACGAGGTGGCGATCACCGTCGCGCTCGCCGACAAGCTGGACACGCTGATAGGCTTCTGGGCGATCGACGAAAAGCCCACAGGCTCGAAGGACCCCTATGCGCTGCGCCGTGCGGCTCTGGGCGTAGTGAGAATCCTGCTCGAACGGAAGGTTCGGCTGCCGCTGTTGGCGACGACGAAAGACGTCGATCTTCTCGCGTTCTTCCATGATCGCTTGAAAGTCTACTTGCGTGACCAGGGCGCCCGTTACGATCTTATCGACTCCGTGCTGACACCGGAGGCCGACGACCTTTTGATGGTTGCCCGTCGCGTCGAGGCGCTGACGGCTTTCATCACCTCGGAAGACGGCAAGAACCTGCTCGCCGGCACCAAGCGCGCCACGCAGCTTCTCGCCGCCGAGGAAAAGAAGGGCACTGTCATAGCCGATGGCGTCTCGGAAGCGCTGTTGAAGCTCGATGCCGAGAAGGACCTCTTCGCCGCCATCAAGGCAGCCTCCGCCGAGGCGTCCGATGCGATCGCCAAGGAAGATTTCCGCTCGGCCATGTCAGCGCTCTCCAAACTGCGCGCGCCCGTCGACCGCTTCTTCGAGGATGTTCTCGTCAACGACGAGGATGCTGCCATCCGCGCCAACCGCCTTGCTCTGCTGCGGCTGATCCGTGAGGCCACGGGCACGGTCGCGGATTTCTCGAAGATCGCGGGATAA
- a CDS encoding glycine--tRNA ligase subunit alpha, with product MTATPPDNMNPKRSFQALILTLHNYWADKGCAVLQPYDMEVGAGTFHPATTLRSLGPKPWKAAYVQPSRRPSDGRYGENPNRMQHYYQYQVILKPNPPNLQELYLGSLAAIGLDPLVHDIRFVEDDWESPTLGAWGLGWECWCDGMEVSQFTYFQQVCGIECSPVAGELTYGLERLATYVQGVDSVYDLNFNGLEGDEKITYGDVFLQAEQEYSRHNFEYANTEMLHRHFIDAEKECQALLAAGAPGDNANQLLHKCVFPAYDQCIKASHVFNLLDARGVISVTERQSYILRVRTLAKACGEAFLLTDAGGANWDKQAA from the coding sequence ATGACCGCGACCCCGCCCGATAACATGAATCCGAAGCGCTCGTTCCAGGCGTTGATCCTGACGCTGCACAATTACTGGGCCGACAAGGGTTGCGCGGTTCTTCAACCCTACGACATGGAAGTCGGCGCCGGCACGTTCCATCCGGCGACCACCCTGCGCTCGCTCGGGCCGAAGCCGTGGAAGGCTGCATACGTGCAGCCGTCGCGCCGGCCGTCGGACGGTCGTTACGGCGAAAACCCCAATCGCATGCAGCACTATTACCAATATCAGGTCATCCTGAAGCCGAACCCGCCGAACCTGCAGGAGCTTTACCTCGGCTCGCTCGCGGCGATCGGCCTCGATCCATTGGTGCATGATATCCGCTTCGTCGAGGATGACTGGGAAAGCCCGACGCTTGGCGCCTGGGGGCTTGGCTGGGAATGCTGGTGCGACGGCATGGAAGTGTCGCAGTTCACCTATTTCCAGCAGGTCTGCGGCATCGAATGCTCGCCGGTCGCCGGCGAATTGACCTATGGTCTCGAACGTCTGGCAACCTATGTCCAGGGCGTCGACAGCGTCTACGATCTGAATTTCAACGGTCTCGAAGGCGACGAGAAGATCACCTACGGCGATGTCTTCCTGCAGGCAGAGCAGGAATATTCCCGGCATAATTTCGAATACGCCAACACCGAGATGCTGCACCGCCACTTCATCGACGCGGAGAAAGAATGCCAGGCGCTTCTCGCCGCCGGCGCGCCGGGCGACAACGCCAACCAACTGCTGCACAAGTGCGTTTTCCCCGCTTACGACCAGTGCATCAAGGCAAGCCACGTCTTCAATCTACTCGACGCCCGCGGCGTGATTTCGGTCACCGAGCGGCAGAGCTATATCCTGCGCGTCCGCACGCTGGCGAAAGCCTGCGGCGAGGCTTTCCTGTTGACGGATGCAGGCGGGGCGAATTGGGACAAGCAGGCGGCCTGA
- a CDS encoding plant virulence effector HPE1-like domain-containing protein, which translates to MRPFFLTLAFALAGGSAMASSIQPIDSKTETGAGSIIDKVCTDCPALKPPMVKKDYVVPDLEPGTQSIVVRDIDGQRKVVRTEAWMGGSPVVFISKPTPEALAAAGAPADGIDMTAMTAALPESAKAKAPAPLDLSGFELRQ; encoded by the coding sequence ATGCGTCCCTTCTTCCTGACTTTGGCATTTGCGCTGGCCGGCGGCTCGGCCATGGCGTCGTCGATCCAACCCATCGACAGCAAGACGGAAACCGGCGCCGGCAGCATCATCGACAAGGTCTGCACCGATTGCCCCGCCCTCAAACCGCCGATGGTCAAAAAGGACTATGTGGTGCCGGACCTGGAGCCAGGCACACAGTCCATCGTCGTGCGCGACATCGATGGCCAGAGGAAGGTGGTGCGCACCGAGGCCTGGATGGGCGGCTCACCGGTTGTTTTTATCTCCAAGCCGACGCCGGAGGCCCTGGCAGCCGCCGGCGCTCCAGCCGACGGCATCGATATGACCGCAATGACGGCCGCCCTGCCTGAATCCGCCAAGGCAAAGGCACCCGCGCCGCTCGATCTCTCCGGCTTTGAGCTTCGCCAGTAG
- a CDS encoding methyl-accepting chemotaxis protein — protein sequence MKNLKIAHQLFALLGVLMAAFAVATYFQIRSQADSIYDDRFDMLRTQVESGISVLNQYYQREKSGEMTHEAAQAEAFKVLSHVSFEPSGYFFGFDYNVIQRIHPSPVNIGKDMSGQVDKNGTHFSKEMVEKGIKGGGRTIYYWNKPGHPDSDFFLKGSYSAAFAPWQIVLGCGVYMDDLQTQINTTMWNALLICGVVFLIGIAAALYFIRGITKPLTEVHAALKAVADEDVKTAIPHVGMRNEIGLMAKATLALQEKIRERHALTARQAAQEQEINTERQQNLRQQQDEAQEQARVVATIGRALEELAQGDLTVRCGDIGAGYAGLRNNFNEALSHLEAAMGRVNAKGNDIGVSKEEIRRASNELSQRTERQAASLEETSAALDELTVAVRQTAEGAHEASKRVHAVSTEASRSDAVVAQAIEAMSGIEKSSEEIGKIIGVIDEIAFQTNLLALNAGVEAARAGESGKGFAVVAQEVRELAQRSAAAAKEIKDQIARSSGQVDQGVRLVGEAGEALKRISDQIKAANEIVSKIAHSASEQDTTLRSISSSMNQLDAATQQNAAMAEETTASAETLAADTEDLLGLIRGFRVNDGRPLAQNRRAA from the coding sequence ATGAAGAATCTCAAGATCGCACACCAACTCTTCGCCCTTCTGGGCGTGCTTATGGCGGCTTTCGCCGTGGCGACCTATTTCCAGATCCGGTCGCAGGCGGATTCCATCTACGACGACCGTTTCGACATGCTTCGCACGCAGGTCGAGTCCGGCATTTCGGTATTGAATCAATATTATCAGCGCGAAAAATCCGGTGAGATGACGCATGAGGCCGCACAGGCCGAGGCCTTCAAGGTTCTCTCGCATGTGAGCTTCGAACCGTCGGGCTATTTCTTCGGTTTCGACTACAACGTCATCCAGCGCATCCATCCAAGCCCGGTCAATATCGGCAAGGACATGTCCGGCCAGGTTGACAAGAACGGCACGCATTTCAGCAAGGAAATGGTCGAGAAGGGTATCAAGGGCGGCGGACGCACCATCTATTATTGGAACAAGCCCGGCCATCCCGACAGTGACTTCTTCCTGAAAGGCAGCTATTCCGCCGCCTTCGCGCCATGGCAGATCGTTCTCGGCTGCGGCGTCTACATGGACGACCTCCAGACCCAGATCAACACGACAATGTGGAATGCGCTGCTGATCTGCGGCGTTGTCTTCCTGATCGGCATCGCCGCCGCGCTGTACTTCATCCGCGGCATCACCAAGCCGCTGACGGAGGTTCACGCCGCATTGAAGGCTGTTGCCGACGAGGACGTGAAGACGGCGATCCCGCATGTCGGTATGCGCAATGAGATCGGCCTGATGGCCAAGGCCACCTTGGCGCTGCAGGAAAAGATCCGCGAACGTCATGCGCTGACCGCGCGCCAGGCGGCACAGGAGCAGGAAATCAACACCGAACGCCAGCAGAACCTGCGCCAGCAGCAGGACGAGGCCCAGGAACAGGCCCGCGTCGTCGCCACCATCGGCCGGGCACTCGAAGAGCTTGCCCAGGGCGATCTGACCGTGCGCTGCGGCGATATCGGTGCCGGCTATGCCGGCCTGCGCAACAACTTCAACGAGGCGCTGTCGCATCTGGAAGCCGCCATGGGCCGGGTCAATGCCAAGGGCAACGATATCGGCGTCTCCAAGGAAGAGATCCGCCGCGCCTCCAACGAACTGTCGCAGCGCACCGAGCGCCAGGCCGCAAGCCTGGAGGAAACCTCGGCCGCCCTCGACGAGCTTACCGTCGCCGTGCGCCAGACCGCCGAAGGCGCACATGAGGCCAGCAAGCGCGTGCATGCCGTCTCGACCGAGGCCTCGCGCAGCGATGCCGTCGTCGCCCAGGCGATCGAAGCAATGAGCGGCATCGAGAAGTCGTCGGAAGAGATCGGCAAGATCATCGGTGTCATCGACGAGATCGCCTTTCAGACCAACCTCCTGGCGCTCAATGCCGGCGTCGAGGCGGCCCGGGCCGGCGAATCCGGCAAGGGCTTTGCCGTCGTCGCCCAGGAGGTGCGTGAACTGGCGCAGCGCTCGGCCGCTGCCGCCAAGGAGATCAAGGACCAGATCGCCCGCTCCTCCGGCCAGGTCGACCAGGGTGTGCGGTTGGTCGGCGAGGCCGGCGAAGCCTTGAAGCGCATCTCCGACCAGATCAAGGCGGCCAACGAGATCGTCTCGAAGATCGCCCACAGCGCCTCCGAACAGGACACGACGCTGCGCTCGATCTCCTCGTCGATGAACCAGCTTGATGCCGCCACGCAGCAGAACGCTGCCATGGCGGAAGAAACCACCGCTTCGGCCGAAACGCTCGCCGCCGACACTGAGGACCTGCTCGGGCTCATCCGCGGCTTCCGCGTCAACGACGGCCGTCCGCTCGCACAAAACCGCCGCGCCGCCTGA